The proteins below come from a single Plantactinospora sp. KBS50 genomic window:
- a CDS encoding lipopolysaccharide biosynthesis protein produces MSTAAPAGTRRTELRHSARSGAIGLAGAAVSGLFGFLLAVVITRGYGATGAGGLFAAIGVLTVATAICCLGADTALIWALPRRRLGPGGDGARLLPVALLPPLTVAVLVALAGMVTARLVAPHLLAEAGRDGARLLAVTFAAVPMTVAMTVLLSAVRASRPIGAYVGIQFLLLPIGRPVLVALAAVLGGGLVAGLLAWWAPVLAAVFGCVLLAWRPLGVGAAALRASADDWRTFWGFALPRALSAAIDSGSMWIGVLLTAALAGQRDAGIFGGVGRYVLAGQLAMQGLRVAVAPQLARLLGADRRDDALAVHRQTTVWVVLLSWPVYLLLAAFAPAFLALFGREFSDGAAALAVLAAAMLVNVGLGNVQTLLLMSGRSGRHLLAATLGLATTLLLGLLLIPPLGVLGTALGWAAGIVVENVVAATAASAVLGRSVLGRSVLATAGGTLAVVGAAAAAGMALTGGLSGGRGPAGLAVALGLLAVGAAAALTRPAVRSRLTTAVRTLRGAGPGTGADADAGTDLGTGTDGTDAGSRRYEDDEDKERRP; encoded by the coding sequence GTGAGCACCGCCGCGCCGGCCGGCACCCGGCGTACCGAACTGCGGCACAGCGCCCGCAGCGGCGCCATCGGCCTGGCCGGCGCCGCCGTGAGCGGCCTGTTCGGCTTCCTGCTCGCCGTCGTCATCACCCGCGGCTACGGAGCCACCGGCGCCGGCGGTCTGTTCGCGGCGATCGGCGTGCTGACCGTCGCCACCGCGATCTGCTGCCTGGGCGCCGACACCGCGCTGATCTGGGCGCTGCCCCGCCGGCGGCTCGGTCCCGGCGGCGACGGCGCCCGGCTGCTGCCGGTCGCGCTGCTGCCGCCGCTGACCGTCGCCGTCCTGGTCGCCCTCGCCGGGATGGTCACCGCCCGGCTGGTCGCGCCGCACCTGCTGGCCGAGGCCGGCCGGGACGGCGCCCGGCTGCTCGCGGTCACCTTCGCCGCCGTACCGATGACCGTGGCGATGACCGTGCTGCTGTCGGCCGTGCGGGCCAGCCGGCCCATCGGCGCGTACGTGGGCATCCAGTTCCTGCTCCTGCCGATCGGCCGGCCGGTGCTGGTGGCCCTGGCCGCGGTGCTCGGCGGCGGCCTCGTCGCCGGCCTGCTGGCCTGGTGGGCGCCGGTGCTCGCCGCCGTGTTCGGCTGTGTGCTGCTGGCCTGGCGTCCGCTGGGCGTCGGCGCCGCCGCGCTGCGCGCGTCCGCGGACGACTGGCGGACGTTCTGGGGATTCGCGCTGCCCCGCGCGCTGTCCGCGGCGATCGACAGCGGCAGCATGTGGATCGGGGTCCTGCTCACCGCGGCGCTGGCCGGGCAGCGGGACGCCGGCATCTTCGGCGGGGTGGGCCGGTACGTGCTCGCCGGCCAGCTCGCCATGCAGGGCCTGCGGGTGGCGGTGGCGCCGCAACTGGCCCGGCTGCTCGGCGCCGACCGGCGGGACGACGCGCTCGCGGTGCACCGGCAGACCACCGTCTGGGTGGTGCTGCTGTCCTGGCCGGTGTACCTGCTGCTGGCGGCGTTCGCCCCGGCCTTCCTGGCGCTGTTCGGCCGCGAGTTCAGCGACGGCGCCGCCGCGCTGGCGGTGCTGGCCGCGGCCATGCTGGTGAACGTCGGGCTGGGCAACGTGCAGACCCTGCTGCTGATGAGCGGGCGCAGCGGCCGGCACCTGCTGGCCGCCACCCTGGGCCTGGCCACCACGCTGCTGCTCGGCCTGCTGCTGATCCCGCCGCTCGGCGTGCTCGGCACCGCGCTGGGTTGGGCCGCCGGCATCGTCGTGGAGAACGTGGTCGCGGCGACCGCCGCGTCCGCGGTGCTCGGCCGGTCGGTGCTGGGCCGCTCCGTGCTGGCCACGGCGGGCGGCACGCTGGCCGTGGTGGGCGCCGCGGCGGCGGCCGGAATGGCGCTCACCGGCGGGCTCTCCGGCGGGCGCGGGCCGGCCGGCCTCGCGGTGGCGCTCGGTCTGCTGGCGGTGGGCGCCGCGGCGGCGCTGACCCGCCCGGCCGTGCGGTCCCGGCTGACCACCGCGGTCCGGACGCTGCGCGGTGCCGGTCCCGGCACCGGCGCGGACGCGGACGCGGGCACCGACCTCGGCACCGGGACGGACGGCACCGACGCCGGGTCGCGACGGTACGAGGACGACGAGGACAAGGAGAGGCGACCGTGA
- a CDS encoding glycosyltransferase, with protein MLVVVGTDKHPFNRLMDWIEGWYAGRAEPPTVVVQHGSSRVPDVPGATAFLGHAELGGAMAGARIVVSHGGPATIAEARAAGRLPIVVARDPEYGEHVDEHQMRYTARLATAGEIRLCRSAEEFHRALDEGLAAPAAFQIDQAAEQDRFAAREQAAARVGRIVEELVRTADRRRGVR; from the coding sequence GTGCTGGTCGTCGTCGGCACCGACAAGCACCCCTTCAACCGGCTGATGGACTGGATCGAGGGCTGGTACGCCGGCCGCGCCGAGCCGCCGACCGTGGTGGTGCAGCACGGCAGCAGCCGGGTGCCGGACGTTCCCGGCGCCACCGCCTTCCTCGGGCACGCCGAGCTGGGCGGGGCGATGGCGGGGGCGCGCATCGTGGTCAGCCACGGCGGCCCGGCCACCATCGCCGAGGCGCGGGCCGCCGGCCGGCTGCCGATCGTCGTGGCCCGCGACCCCGAGTACGGCGAGCACGTGGACGAGCACCAGATGCGCTACACCGCCCGGCTGGCCACCGCCGGAGAGATCCGGCTCTGCCGGTCCGCCGAGGAGTTCCACCGGGCGCTGGACGAGGGTCTCGCGGCCCCGGCCGCGTTCCAGATCGACCAGGCCGCCGAGCAGGACCGGTTCGCCGCCCGGGAACAGGCGGCGGCCCGGGTGGGCCGGATCGTCGAGGAACTGGTCCGCACCGCCGACCGACGGCGGGGTGTCCGGTGA
- a CDS encoding UDP-N-acetylglucosamine--LPS N-acetylglucosamine transferase: MTQLAGVSPHAEILFVASSGGHLAQLFALRSWYHTRSRFWITFDTPDACSLLREETVIWAHHPTTRNIKNLLRNTVLAIRTLRRRQVAAVVTTGAGVAVPFVALARLRGIPTIYIEVSDRLDTRTLTARLCRPFLSAMLVQSEEQRALYPEATVVGQLL; the protein is encoded by the coding sequence GTGACACAGCTCGCAGGGGTATCGCCCCATGCCGAGATCCTGTTCGTCGCGTCCAGCGGCGGGCATCTGGCCCAACTGTTCGCGCTGCGGTCCTGGTACCACACCCGGTCCCGCTTCTGGATCACCTTTGACACCCCCGATGCCTGTTCGCTGCTCCGGGAGGAGACGGTGATCTGGGCGCACCACCCCACCACCAGGAACATCAAGAACCTGCTCCGGAACACCGTGCTGGCGATCCGCACCCTGCGCCGCCGCCAGGTCGCGGCGGTGGTGACCACCGGTGCCGGCGTCGCGGTGCCGTTCGTGGCGCTGGCCCGGCTGCGCGGCATCCCGACGATCTACATCGAGGTCTCCGACCGGCTGGACACCCGCACCCTCACCGCGCGGCTGTGCCGGCCGTTCCTGTCCGCGATGCTCGTGCAGTCCGAGGAGCAGCGGGCGCTCTACCCCGAGGCCACCGTCGTCGGGCAGCTGCTGTGA
- a CDS encoding sulfotransferase translates to MTTMRDKLNQAAPLGLRDRVKDGLVHYGERTSDDRRPPDFLIIGTKRGGTTSLWNYLVRHPLVPRLYPAWNTKTSHYFEENWHRGERWYRSHFPTERRRAALARRHGAQPRAGEAAPLYMFHPLAAGRVHDLIPQARIIVLLRDPVERAYSHWKERRTEGTEPLGFTEALAAEPERTAGERDRLIAEPEYHSNAYDWYSYRARGRYLEHLEPWLDLFDREQLHILPSETLYGDPAGSYAGVLDFIGLPAHDLGRYEVFNDRRSAPMDPAVREELTEYYRPHNAALRERLGMSFADWSS, encoded by the coding sequence GTGACCACGATGCGCGACAAGCTGAACCAGGCCGCCCCGCTGGGCCTGCGGGACCGGGTCAAGGACGGGCTCGTGCACTACGGTGAGCGCACCAGCGACGACCGCCGGCCGCCCGACTTCCTCATCATCGGCACCAAGCGGGGTGGCACCACCTCGCTGTGGAACTACCTCGTCCGGCACCCGCTGGTGCCCCGGCTCTACCCCGCCTGGAACACCAAGACCTCGCACTACTTCGAGGAGAACTGGCACCGGGGCGAGCGGTGGTACCGCTCGCACTTCCCCACCGAGCGGCGGCGGGCGGCGCTGGCCCGCCGGCACGGCGCGCAGCCCCGGGCCGGCGAGGCGGCACCGCTGTACATGTTCCACCCGCTGGCCGCGGGCCGGGTGCACGACCTGATCCCGCAGGCCCGGATCATCGTGCTGCTGCGCGACCCGGTGGAGCGGGCGTACTCGCACTGGAAGGAGCGCCGCACCGAGGGCACCGAGCCGCTCGGGTTCACCGAGGCGCTGGCCGCCGAGCCGGAGCGGACGGCCGGGGAACGCGACAGGTTGATCGCCGAACCGGAGTACCACAGCAACGCCTACGACTGGTACAGCTACCGCGCCCGGGGCCGCTACCTGGAGCACCTGGAGCCGTGGCTGGACCTGTTCGACCGGGAGCAGCTGCACATCCTGCCCAGCGAGACGCTCTACGGGGACCCGGCCGGCAGCTACGCCGGCGTGCTGGACTTCATCGGCCTGCCGGCGCACGACCTGGGCCGCTACGAGGTGTTCAACGACCGCCGGTCGGCGCCGATGGACCCGGCGGTCCGGGAGGAGCTGACCGAGTACTACCGGCCGCACAACGCCGCGCTGCGGGAGCGGCTCGGCATGAGCTTCGCCGACTGGTCCTCATGA
- a CDS encoding lipopolysaccharide biosynthesis protein, producing the protein MVDTTDMTAAGRRTVTLTDLARIPIRRWPVVALTALIGLAATAGYLWLVPASYEAIAVVAVRPVVADPFSYPGPGADRAVNMNVENGLATGSQVTDAIASAIGRPIGQVRDSLQVELPVGTQVLRFLYTGRSAEEAVTGANTAAQTYLELRRSLYEKQQATVVDAYDAAIKTTTDQRNAARKSLPASGAGSGSNASPGVTATVDQLRSLNDQLSQLAEERARAAAVDVTPGTLTRSAAPPVPSSHDSALLYLVAGLLGGFLVGVVVAFGLESLDRRVRSLAEAEEIIGRPALATVRLRKAADDKTTDLRYAALVLAEQLTARPAPGERRAVLLSTRAGEGQGQLVAGLRAALANEGLSVRMTGVDQAGPLAGGEDDEPEADRPEAWPAENRRPVPAVRPGPNRHTPESPATGRLLLEEAEAEAGPEAEPTEAARPRATAIGTARVPVSGPLPTPASAPASTAGPTRPIRTGSTAVTLVDAPPAATDERGVRAARHGVAVLVVAQDRTRARDLRQLAQRLTLTGARTLGFVFLTGNG; encoded by the coding sequence ATGGTTGACACGACCGACATGACCGCTGCCGGACGGCGCACGGTGACCCTGACCGATCTGGCCCGGATCCCGATCCGGCGGTGGCCGGTCGTGGCGCTCACGGCACTGATCGGCCTCGCGGCCACCGCCGGCTACCTGTGGCTGGTGCCGGCCAGCTACGAGGCCATCGCGGTGGTGGCCGTCCGCCCGGTGGTCGCCGACCCGTTCAGCTACCCCGGCCCCGGCGCCGACCGCGCGGTCAACATGAACGTGGAGAACGGCCTGGCGACCGGAAGCCAGGTGACGGACGCGATCGCCTCGGCCATCGGCCGGCCGATCGGCCAGGTCCGCGACTCGTTGCAGGTCGAACTGCCGGTCGGTACCCAGGTGCTGCGCTTCCTCTACACCGGCCGCAGCGCCGAGGAGGCGGTGACCGGCGCGAACACCGCCGCCCAGACGTACCTGGAACTGCGCCGCTCGCTGTACGAGAAGCAGCAGGCCACCGTCGTCGACGCGTACGACGCGGCCATCAAGACCACCACCGACCAACGCAACGCCGCCCGCAAGTCGCTGCCGGCCAGCGGCGCCGGCAGCGGCAGCAACGCCTCCCCCGGGGTCACCGCCACCGTGGACCAGCTCAGGTCGCTCAACGACCAGCTGAGCCAACTGGCCGAGGAACGCGCCCGGGCCGCCGCCGTCGACGTCACCCCCGGCACGCTGACCCGCAGCGCCGCGCCCCCCGTACCGTCCAGCCACGACTCCGCCCTGCTCTACCTGGTCGCCGGCCTGCTCGGCGGGTTCCTGGTCGGTGTCGTCGTGGCCTTCGGACTGGAGTCGCTGGACCGCCGGGTCCGGTCGCTGGCCGAGGCCGAGGAGATCATCGGCCGGCCCGCGCTGGCGACCGTGCGCCTGCGGAAGGCCGCCGACGACAAGACCACCGACCTGCGCTACGCCGCCCTGGTGCTGGCCGAGCAGCTCACCGCGCGTCCGGCGCCCGGCGAGCGCCGCGCCGTCCTGCTGTCCACCCGGGCCGGGGAGGGTCAGGGCCAGCTCGTCGCGGGTCTGCGGGCCGCGCTGGCCAACGAGGGACTGAGCGTCCGGATGACCGGCGTCGACCAGGCCGGCCCGTTGGCCGGCGGTGAGGACGACGAGCCGGAGGCGGACCGCCCCGAGGCGTGGCCGGCGGAGAACCGCCGGCCCGTCCCGGCCGTGCGCCCCGGGCCGAACCGGCACACCCCCGAGAGCCCGGCCACCGGCCGGCTGCTGCTGGAGGAGGCCGAGGCGGAGGCCGGCCCGGAGGCCGAACCGACCGAGGCGGCCCGACCGCGCGCCACCGCCATCGGGACCGCCCGGGTGCCGGTGTCCGGACCGTTGCCCACACCGGCGTCCGCACCGGCGTCCACCGCCGGCCCGACCCGGCCGATCCGGACCGGCAGCACCGCCGTCACGCTGGTGGACGCCCCGCCGGCGGCCACCGACGAGCGCGGCGTCCGGGCGGCCCGGCACGGGGTGGCCGTGCTGGTCGTGGCCCAGGACCGGACCCGGGCGCGGGATCTCCGCCAGCTCGCGCAGCGGCTCACCCTCACCGGCGCCCGGACCCTGGGCTTCGTCTTCCTGACCGGGAATGGCTGA
- a CDS encoding O-antigen ligase, whose product MAEPPFRPAIPGRPLTLPLWPLTAMCGLVPLWWATGAFFLIWPVFGVLMLALLVRRGRVALPPGTAWWCAFLALALLSAIRLEHGSSVFSSGLRYSFYVTALIACVYIYTAAGELAPWRRLLRPLCLFWLALIALGWIGVLMPRLSVTSPVEILLPNGIAQAPWINDMVHLHASEYSPRALEPTFRPAAPFPYTNNWGSTYALLVPCVLAYLLSVRTGALRIVLMVSLPLSVPPAFFTLNRGMFISLGAGMLVLAVRAARRGNLRVIASVVLVALLGWLATLVIPVNDLINERTSSSDTTVDRASLYAEVLNKVADSPLLGYGAPVSVDTTTADAPVGTQGQFWMVLFSHGIPAVICFVWWFVAVARPLARARSSAGQWLAVVPVIALVQLPFYGLTFQNLTVTFLGVGLALAALDGPVNRAIPGDLVPARPALAAP is encoded by the coding sequence ATGGCTGAGCCGCCGTTCCGGCCCGCGATCCCGGGCCGGCCCCTCACGCTTCCGCTCTGGCCGCTGACCGCCATGTGCGGTCTGGTCCCGCTCTGGTGGGCCACCGGCGCCTTCTTCCTGATCTGGCCGGTCTTCGGGGTCCTGATGCTGGCGCTGCTGGTCCGCCGCGGCCGGGTGGCGCTGCCACCCGGCACCGCCTGGTGGTGCGCCTTCCTGGCGCTCGCCCTGCTGAGCGCGATCCGGCTGGAGCACGGCAGCAGCGTGTTCAGCTCGGGACTGCGGTACTCCTTCTACGTCACCGCCCTGATCGCCTGCGTGTACATCTACACCGCCGCCGGCGAGCTGGCACCGTGGCGGCGGCTGCTGCGCCCGCTGTGCCTGTTCTGGCTGGCCCTGATCGCCCTCGGCTGGATCGGCGTGCTGATGCCCCGGCTCTCGGTGACCAGCCCGGTGGAGATCCTGCTGCCTAACGGGATCGCGCAGGCGCCCTGGATCAACGACATGGTGCACCTGCACGCCTCCGAGTACAGCCCCCGGGCGCTGGAGCCCACCTTCCGGCCGGCGGCCCCGTTCCCGTACACCAACAACTGGGGCAGCACCTACGCGCTGCTGGTGCCGTGCGTCCTGGCGTACCTGCTGTCGGTGCGCACCGGGGCGCTGCGGATCGTGCTGATGGTCTCGCTGCCGCTGTCCGTGCCGCCGGCGTTCTTCACCCTCAACCGCGGCATGTTCATCAGCCTCGGCGCCGGGATGCTGGTGCTGGCGGTCCGGGCCGCCCGCCGGGGCAACCTGCGGGTCATCGCGTCCGTCGTGCTGGTGGCCCTGCTCGGCTGGCTGGCCACGCTGGTGATCCCGGTCAACGATCTGATCAACGAGCGGACCAGCAGCAGCGACACCACGGTGGACCGGGCCAGCCTCTACGCCGAGGTGCTGAACAAGGTGGCCGACTCGCCGCTGCTCGGCTACGGCGCGCCGGTCAGCGTCGACACCACCACCGCCGACGCCCCGGTGGGCACCCAGGGCCAGTTCTGGATGGTGCTGTTCAGCCACGGCATCCCCGCCGTGATCTGCTTCGTCTGGTGGTTCGTGGCGGTCGCCCGGCCATTGGCCCGAGCCCGCTCCTCGGCCGGTCAGTGGCTGGCCGTGGTGCCGGTGATCGCCCTGGTGCAGCTGCCCTTCTACGGGCTCACCTTCCAGAACCTCACCGTGACCTTCCTCGGGGTCGGGCTCGCCCTGGCCGCCCTGGACGGGCCGGTCAACCGCGCGATCCCCGGCGACCTCGTGCCGGCCCGACCGGCCCTGGCGGCGCCGTGA
- a CDS encoding DapH/DapD/GlmU-related protein: MPRQGVSGAALRLAFAIKRRWYRLRYPRLRLGRDVQIRGRLRLRRGVRVTIGDRTRINKLVRFAGPGEVVVGADCLLNATWVGCWDRITIDDRCLLSDCQIVDNTFHNLDPARRHDPPGPGTRSPIVIEQNVWVGAGALVLKGVRLGRDSVVGAATVVRSDVPPRVVVIGNPQQIVKRFDG, translated from the coding sequence GTGCCCCGACAGGGCGTCTCGGGCGCCGCTCTGCGCCTGGCCTTCGCCATCAAGCGACGGTGGTACCGACTCCGCTACCCACGGCTACGGCTCGGCCGGGACGTCCAGATCCGCGGCCGGCTCCGGCTCCGGCGCGGGGTCCGGGTGACGATCGGCGACCGTACCCGGATCAACAAGCTGGTCCGGTTCGCCGGACCCGGCGAGGTGGTGGTGGGCGCCGACTGCCTGCTCAACGCGACCTGGGTCGGCTGCTGGGACCGGATCACCATCGACGACCGATGCCTGCTGTCGGACTGCCAGATCGTCGACAACACGTTCCACAATCTCGATCCCGCACGTCGGCACGATCCGCCCGGACCGGGCACCCGTTCACCGATCGTGATAGAGCAGAATGTTTGGGTAGGCGCGGGCGCGCTGGTACTCAAAGGGGTCCGGCTGGGCCGCGACAGCGTCGTCGGCGCCGCCACCGTCGTCCGCAGCGACGTCCCACCGCGGGTGGTGGTGATCGGAAACCCCCAACAGATCGTCAAGAGGTTCGATGGTTGA
- a CDS encoding glycosyltransferase family 2 protein, which yields MTAAGRATGDPLTVSVVVPTRDRPELLDRALRAIAEQDHPGRIEVLVVFDRSEPDHGLERTDPHRAVRVLRNARTPGLAGARNTGIEAATGDLVAFCDDDDEWLPGKLTAQVAMLEATDAELVCCGIRVRYDDHDVDRTLEADRITLDALLRDRLTELHPSTFLIRRSVLLSGIGPVDEEIPGSYAEDYEFLLRAARRRPLANVREPYTLVRWHRRSYFAQRWNMIAEALQWLLERYPEFARQPAGAARIAGQIAFAQAASGNRRDAVRWARRTLADNPREPRAYLALAVASRAVRPDRVVRELHKRGRGI from the coding sequence GTGACGGCCGCGGGCCGGGCGACCGGCGACCCGCTCACGGTCAGCGTCGTGGTGCCCACCCGGGACCGGCCGGAACTGCTCGACCGCGCGCTGCGCGCCATCGCCGAGCAGGACCATCCGGGCCGGATCGAGGTGCTCGTGGTGTTCGACCGCTCCGAGCCGGATCACGGGCTGGAGCGGACGGACCCGCACCGGGCGGTACGGGTCCTGCGCAACGCGCGGACCCCGGGGCTGGCCGGAGCGCGCAACACCGGAATCGAGGCGGCCACCGGCGACCTGGTGGCGTTCTGCGACGACGATGACGAGTGGCTGCCGGGCAAGCTCACCGCCCAGGTGGCGATGCTGGAGGCCACCGACGCCGAGCTGGTCTGCTGCGGCATCCGGGTCCGGTACGACGACCACGACGTCGACCGCACGCTGGAGGCGGACCGGATCACCCTGGACGCGCTGCTGCGGGACCGGCTCACCGAGCTGCACCCGTCGACGTTCCTGATCCGCCGCTCGGTGCTGCTGTCCGGCATCGGGCCGGTGGACGAGGAGATCCCCGGCAGCTACGCGGAGGACTACGAGTTCCTGCTCCGGGCGGCCCGCCGGCGCCCGCTGGCCAACGTGCGCGAGCCGTACACGTTGGTCCGCTGGCACCGCCGGTCCTACTTCGCGCAGCGCTGGAACATGATCGCCGAAGCGTTGCAGTGGCTGCTGGAACGCTATCCGGAGTTCGCCCGGCAGCCCGCGGGGGCGGCCCGGATCGCCGGGCAGATCGCGTTCGCCCAGGCCGCGTCCGGCAACCGGCGGGACGCGGTGCGCTGGGCGCGCCGGACGCTCGCGGACAACCCGCGGGAACCGCGCGCCTATCTGGCGCTCGCTGTGGCCAGCCGGGCGGTTCGGCCGGACCGGGTGGTCCGGGAACTGCACAAGCGCGGCCGGGGAATCTGA